Part of the Echeneis naucrates chromosome 18, fEcheNa1.1, whole genome shotgun sequence genome is shown below.
AATTAGCAATTAGCTCATAGACCCAAGAGATAAATGATTAGATACATTATGGTCATTTTGTGCTATGGGATAGTAAAACCCTAACTTATTGTCCTTTTAATTAAACCATCAAGCCATTTTGTCAAGTCCATCATGCTTCTGCAAACTGTGTGCAGAGCTCCATAGCTAATTTCCAATTTCTTGAAAAATACTTTTCTAACTGATTTCTAACTGTTACGTTTAATGTCTTCGGCATCGTTTTCTAGTAAATGTTGAACAGGAACACTTAggtttaaatttgtttgtgcagtctttatcaaaaaaaatataaataaataaaaatagatcaAAATTGCCATCCCACCAACAGAGCTACAAAGAGTTAGGGTTATTCAGTTTCAGTTCAACTATACGGCCGACCAAACTGATGTTGAACAGGTGAATTATTGTATTCCGggtaaaaatgaaacaagaatTCATGCAGTTGACTGGAAACAGTATAGTCAGCAGAAAAAGGTGCCAAATACAAATGAGAAGAAATGTGGCCTGAACACAGAAATTACAGCCCCAGTGTTGCCTAAAGTTCCTTATCCGTGTTATTTACTGTGCTTTATAAATGGTTTCCAGGGACAGGAGGAAGTCCCTGTCACCTTTACCTGTCATAAAGCTAACAGCCGCCCAGGATAAAAGGCCACAGACTGCATAAATGCTGTTAAGCTCAATATCTTGTTGATATAGAATCTGTGCAAccatataaaatatgtgcatATTTGAACTCTAACATGTATCATCCAGCGTGTTTCTTTCATACCTGTatctacaacagcagcagctgcagctacaACGTTCAGGAGCGGTCGAGGAAATGTGATTTCTGTTCTCCCCTGCGATTAATAAAAAGGAGGACATGCTCCATTTCTCCTGTAATCATTTTTTGGTGATGTTATTTATCaacaaatagacacacaaaaaatatatatacataaacaacCGATGTGATGGACTAGGCAAAGCCTGAAATCTGTGTATAAGCAGATTTAAAGCAGCCAGGCTTGGTCACACACCtttaatgtgtgtttggtgtTAAAACACTACaagtgtatatacacacatactcaaAATGAGTACGACAGTGAACAAGCACGCTGCACTGCTAACCTGCAGTATGTCCACTTTGTGCGTTCATGAAATTCTGACTCACATGAACAGCAGTTTACTCGTGGCCACACTGACGCGCAAAATACAATCTTCCTTTTACATCACATTTTTTCTGAGCTGGTTCAAAATCATCTTTCAGGTCTAATATTTCAGCAGCGATCTCTTTCAGTAGCAAACGAGCACCACAGCGCACAAACACCTCTGATCTGAGGATCATTTATCTTATGCTGGGGCAGTTATTGATAAACCAAAGACAATTGGAGAGTAAAGAGAATTTCTATatcacaaaaacagattttcgTTCATTTTCTGGATCCCACCAGCAGTCGTATCGACAAGAGAGAGATCAGCTGAGAGCATCCACAGCTAGAAACATTAATGAGCTGATCTCCAGAGCTGAATGATTATCACacattaaattgatttaatcGCAGTAGTAGATACACATCAGTAATCATTATGGCTTCCATCCTAACTGTACAGGCGGTCACAGATCCAAATGTAACGTATCCATACAGTTACCGCTGTGTTGTGAGTACACGTTCACACAGATGGGCTGTAGCTTTTCTTCACTGCTGTGTATTATATAGCAAAAAAGATTTCCCCTGTTATCTAACCGACCTAAATGGCAGCAGCGAACGCCTTTACCCACAGCTCCGAAGCATGAAGCCCGGGGGACACACGTACAATCAGTATGAAGCCATTAGACGCCTGCAGAGTCTTCGTGGTCGCAGGCCTCTCAGACGTCGCCAAAGGCCTGATACCTAATTGATCAGACACCGAAGCAGCCCTGGCCGAAGTGTGGTGTTTTATAATGGCTGCCATTACAACAGTGGCTTTGCCCACAGCTCCCAAGCTGGGGGAGTTCTTGATAATACACTTTGCAGAGTCTCTGGAGAACATGTTAGAGACAAAACCGGGCTGGGCTCAGTGACCCGAACTCAACTGCTGTTGAGGGAAGCGTTGTTGTCACAGTTGTGTCTTCATATTAAGAGGCTTGTTCTCGGGggttttccatttttcacatATTATTGCGAAAGGCAGACATGGAGCTGCATTTTCAAAGAGGCCAGTGCAACCAACAAGATTCATTATTGGAAAGATGAGATTAAAAATCTCTCGCTGGCATCCCACTTACAAAAccttcacaaaaaaatacacaagcaaGAAAGAATTATTGACACAAGGACTGAACCAAGGTCTCCCTCACCGATTCCCAGATGACAGTGTGAAGCTAAAATCATTGACTACAAAAGGTAAACTGAGCAAAATGTCTAAAAGCAGACATTATTTTGCCAAATGGTCACATTCAAACTCAGGGCAAAAAGCATGTTGTACTAGCACAGTGACAGAAGTAGCTGTGTTAGGAATGAAAAGGGAAAGCACCGTCAGTATCTGCTGACAGTCGTCAGATTGTTATGTTCATAAAGGCGCAGGAATTAGCAGGTGCCGTCCATCTGTAAGTGGGAGGGAAGTAGGAGGACACCGCAAATCTGACAAAGAAGTTCTTCTTATGACGCTGATGGCTTAGCCTCTACAGAAGCTGCCAACTGGGAGTGCAAGCATCACCAGTTCAAAATGGTGCTTCCTGACCACACAGAGAGACCGCTCCACTCTCACTCTGTGACCTGCATCTACAAACCAACCAATTAGGGGATGCTACACAATGATAAACAATGGCTGAGCCTGACTGCACTGGATTATGAGATCAGGCGCTAACACTGTACTGTACCACCACAAGAGGAAAATTTTGCTCCAGTTTCCATCAAGCTGGAGCCACTGGCCCTGGCCACCACCTGCACATCCCTGTCCATTAGGTGCCCACTGAAGCAGGATGGGAAAGATGACATGGGAGCCGAGCTGTGTGTGTAGCTACATGAATATGACTGATGGGTTTGGTGCCACGTTGTGACAGCTGCAGGGACTTTGTAGAGCAGGTGTGCATTAGACTGAGGGCATGTTTCTGGGGGTGGGATGCTTAAATGGGCAAATGTCCCCTGACAACTGTCCTCTCACCTCACATCAGGGCAGGTATCCCATCATGCCTCactgctctcgctctctctgtgaaTACATATCTGCATGCTTCCTCTTGACACAATTGGTTCTTATGTAACTCATGTTTACATAAAATGCAGATGAAGAAATTAATGTTCACTCCGCAGCTAGAAAAGGAGAGCTCGCTCAACCGACTCCTTTTTTCCAAACAACATTAACTATAGCACAAATTACAAATGACTCATACCTTTATTTGCCATAAAGAGCTGCATAAGGGCCACCTAACAATCACAAAAATTAAAGTAATTTCACTGGTCGCTTCTGCTTGGCTCCAGCTCGAGCCTTTTTTATGTTATTACATTCAAGTCACAAAGCTAAGATTCAGTCTTTATAACACACAGCGGAGAACTCCtgcatttaatttaacttaTATAGATGTGATATATCTAACAAGCTGCAGACTAAAtctgaaattcattcattatatgCACATCAGGGGAACCATGAACATAAAATCTTtagctgtatttttttcctgtaaGTGATCAAACCATAATAATGAATTGCCCCCAGTTTTAATGGAATACTGCCTTCTTTAAATTTCCTTAACATTGTCAATGCGACCATGTTAGCATGCTATTAATAGCCACAACAGTGCTTTGGGTTTATTGCTAAATACAACCTCATGGGATTTTTTTGGTTCACATTTACAAAGTCCTTGATGAGAGATATGTAAACCATTAAACAGCAGCAAGTGTAGTCAAACAATGGCCAGCATCGGGTCTGTTCACTCTACTGCCATCCACTTCCTGTCAAAGTCGCAGCCCATTACAGGTCAAGTTAATATAATGTGTGTGGCAGTTCGCGGATGTTCTGCCTCCTGCCAATCTGCCCTGTCCAACTCTGAATGACccactttcatttattcactccTATCAGTTCGTGCACAGCAGCTAACAGGGAATGCATTTATAGTGACGTTGATTCAGGTGTGTGAGTCATCAATTTAATTCACTTTCTCTAAGTGGGTCCTGGTTATTGGAGGAAAACTGGTTGACGCactgctgaaaacattcatAGCGCGcccagtaaaaataaaaaaaggtctATTGTGGCAAAAAATAGAGTTTGTTTGTGTAGGTAGAGTCGACAATGTGCACATTAACAGAATGTGATGTCAGCCTCACTCACCTTCAGTTTCTTGCAGAAACCTTTGCTGACCACAGCTGCCCATTAGTTCATATTTACTTCGTTCTTCAGCctgcaagacacacacaaaatagaCACTGCCTATTACAATTTGCAGTGAGTGACTGTTTACCCCCCACATAGGTTTATTACATAAGAAGTTTGATGAGTAGCTCGGTGGACGTGTCAGCAGAGCTCAGGGTCATGTCTTGCATGTGGACATGCAGTCTCCAATGCTTCATCATAGTGGAAGGATAGCCGTGCTTTTTCAAAATAACTATTTTAGATTCCAGCAAGTGCAAAAAATGTGGTGTGAAAATTGGCAGTACAGTGCAGTTGCATAGCTTTCAGCCTCACTGAGAGGGATCCCATGAGGAGACCGTCATCACAGTCAGAATAACCATCTTAAATCATCTATGGCTAATATCTGTGATGATTGCTCAAAATGATTCTGTCAGCAGTAACATCAGCGTAATGTTCAGCTTCAATTCTTCTGAATGTCATGTTTTCCTCCGTAACATTTCCAGATCGACTTTTAAAGAGCTGTTGAAACTCAGAAGGGGCTGCTGCACTTTTGTCATCTTGGCATTAGGAGTGTATGAGCACTTTCATATGAAGTCTTACAGACTTACATTACAGACAGATTctgtttcataaaaaaaaggggggggggggactctgcAACTGCAGCCTGTACTCTGACCACAAGgccataatatatatatatatatatatatatatatatatatatatatatatatatatatagaggcAACCAAACATCAAGGTCATATTGTCCGTTGTTGTACTTGTGGCTGAATTCACACCTCAGAGAACAGACACCTGAGGATTGTATTATGCACCGAAAATTACAGATTTGAATCTTACGGCACTTGAGCAGCTTCATAAACTGTCAGTTCTCAGATATAATCCCTATTAGTTTGTAATCCCGTGATACCGGACCTTTCCCCAAAAATgttatgatgaaatgaaagcacaatgagacagacagacaaaatgtgTGAGAAGTTGATAGCGTAAAGCGGATTAGAGTGTTTTGGATTGGCCTACCTCACAACTTCTTTCTGCCGCCCGAATCTCCATGATCTCATAAGCAGCATCAGCTCTGCGTCTTTCTTCTTTGCAATTAATCCTTTTgtctggaggggggggggtggaaaatagtgtgttttcaataaatgtaataaaactgctttgttgttgttgtagtggcagctgtcagctggaaaAATAATCCTacactctgtgtgtttttaaatccaaGGAGACAAAGTGTGCGACAGATTCCTGCAGATCCAGTGATGGCAGCAAATGACAGTGGATTGATTTCTTATCTCTCCACAGCACAAATTATTCCCCATGGGAAAATGGCATccctctgctgcctgctgttgGGAATGAGGGATGCATTAATCATAGCTAATGGAGAAGATACACACATCAAAGTTTGCATGCTGGTAAAGAGATCTGACATGCTGTGTAAAACCTGATGTCATCACCAAActctaatcatctcatcactGATACTTTCAGTTTTATAGTGCtgaaagattttgtgtttcattttaccTGCTACATCAGTGCTGACAATCTGACAGACAACTATCTTATTACAGATACATTATTGTCACATCCAACCATCCAACCCACAGGTTGTCCCTTTGGGTTTGTAATTCAAAAACTATAAAATGTcagtaaaaggtaaaaaaatcACTTTCTAGCTGGTTTCTTACTGTAAAGTGGAACCAAAGTTCATTCTGTTGTAGAGCTGATATTTCTGACTTTCATAAACTTGCCAACAAGTTCAACTCTTTATTTTCCAGAAACCTTTTAGAGCTCAGCTGTAACGTCACAAATTATGAAGATAAAACAACCAGTTGAGAAAAGTAAAGAAGTGAAGAATAAAGTCcccccttttgtttttcttactgATGGcgaagaggagaaagatgaagCCAAAATACCCATTtcaaagaggagaggaaaaggacacCAAGGAGGAGGAGCTTTGTCAGCAGTTGAAGAGGAAGCTGGCGAAGAGGCCTCTTACCTTCGCTGGTCACTGATTCAAACCGACACTGGCCGTCCACGCTGTGTGATCCATCACTGTGAGCCTGATAGAGCCGCTCCTCATTAACAGCTACTTCATGCTCTTGACTTTTCTTCAGGGGCAGCCCAGGGGGAAagattttcaaagcaaaaatgttCCTATTGTGGAACATTTCAGCAGGTGCAACCCTGGGAGGCGGCTGGCAGCTGTCTCTTCGGCACTTATAACAGTTCTCATAAATGGCAGCTCTTCTGCTATGCTGTGGCTCTTGTAAAGGCGCACAGGTGCCAGTGGATGTTGATTTAAGCTCATTTTCAAAAGCAGAGCTCATTGACTCATACAAGCTAAGCCTGTTTGTATTTTCCTCCGGCTGCCTATCTACACTTGGAAAGTGAAGCAGATCAGCCAAGAGACAAGGTAACttccatcttcctctttttggCTGGAACAAATCCTGGCTCGTCCTGAGGATGCTTCCAGAGCCAGGAGAGGCCCTGGATTTCTCCGAAACACTGCACTCAATGGCAGAGCTGGGCCTGCACGCTGATTTGTCAACACTTTGATCTGCTGAATTGAAAATGTGATGTTCTAGAGGCAGAAAGCTTTCAACACACTTTGATTTCTgtcagtgagctgcagctgcttcatcGGTGGTTCTTCCAAACATGCACGCATGCCAAGGGAGATGCATGCAGTGTGTATATGATATTTCAGCTGATTAAACTCACCTGGGAGGGCAGCTATCACCGAACCACTTGCAGAGGTGCTCGGCGTCCCCTGtgaaatgatgaagaaaatAGACTACTGAGATCATTTCTGCAAACTGGCTTCATTTGAGGGGTTTTGTGTGaaatataaacagataaatatatgaaatataaacaGAAGCAAACGTCTACGCTGGTGTTAAATAGGAGCCATTGGCAATGATctatgattattattgttgaaATTGTAAGAAAATCCCAATCAGCACTGTGCCAACTGTTTTCCTCTGATATGAACCTTCAAAATGGGTTGTCAATGTGGGAAACTGCCTCAAATGTCAAAGTCAAATAAGATGGACTGATAAGATGGCATCCATCACAAAGATAATTTTCCACTGCTCTTCTTTAAAGGCATTTTAAAGCTTGCGTTTATTTATGGCTCCTTTCTGTCAGCCCTTGATAACTGTGCCAGTCAACACtactggggggggggtgactgtCTTGTTGAGGGTGATAAATGGCCTCCCACTATACTTGGCCTGATCCATCAGCTGCCAGCCAATAGTTCATGTTTTACGTAGCTGACTGAAGACCGACTGAGGTGGACGAGGTGCTACATccaaaaacacatgaagagtTAATCAAATGTCGTTGGCATTCATGACTGAATGCACTGccagcaggtggagctgtgAGTATTCAATACAGTGACTGTTTCACATGCTGAGTTTTGGCAAATCAATAACATCACCGACATTTAGGAGCCCCTGAGttataaaaacaggaaaatactGTAAATCATCACAAAGACATTTCATGAAAAATGATATAAACCTACATTCCAGGGAACACCAGGACTATACTGAAGTCTTTCAcaacttttttccccttcagtaACTCATCAAAACTtgacaatgaaaacattaaagtgCATCTGAAGCAACtgatccaaaataaaaaatgtttttataaaagATGACAATATTAGCTAATTTATTGGTTGCAactaatttgtttgttttcgatTAAGATTCATTTATGTTaattgtaataaaaacaaaaaaattcccATCCCATGTTCCAAGAGTTCAAGTTTATATCTTCAAATCCCTTGTTTTGTTTGAGCCACAGTCCCATAATATGGAAGACTAAGAAAAACCATAAAATATTCCCCTGTGGAGTTTGAACCCACTGACTTTTTGTGTCAGAAATGAATGACTTGATATTTGACTTGTCAAAATAATTGTCACTTGAATTTGTGTGGATTTATCAGATCATTGTTGCAGctataaaatgatttttttctgtgctcttgATGGCGGATGGATAGAACTGATCTGAGAATGTGAATTACTATCTGACATTTTACAAACCAAACTGTTAACTTGATTAATTGCGCTCAGAGCCGTGATCAGCACACACTGGGAACATCTATCTGAGTAGAAAAAGCCCCACCACAATTAAACTTTAGCAGCACATCACAAACTAATTTGGCCTTTAAAAAACCAGCAATGAGACGTTCAACTTGGGAGTGTCCACACATCTCATAAAATGTCAGCCCACTTAGGTAAAGCAATAAACATTAGAGTTGTAACCAGAGAAAACCGCAAGTCAAGGTCTTAACCTGCTGGATACAATGACAGCGCCAGCCTCAACTGGCTGCTGAGATGCTAACTTGTTAGACAGATGGGCCGTGGGACCACTCGTTGTTTTGACACCGAACGCAAAGTGGCAAGAGTGTCAACCTACACCGTACCACAAAGGTCATATTGACAGCAAGCCACAGAACAGACGATAGAGTGATGATAAGACCGGCTCACACAAGCTGCTACTGCACAGCAGCCAGTTATACAGCAGAGCCCTTTGAGGACCGTTAAATAGATGAAAaggtcatttttgttttttgttttttttggatcTTTTAGGGTAAACAGTTCATCTACAACTTATCTGAGCTTAACACAAGTCTGTTTCAGGCAAAAGggttaaaacacaaaatgtatgtatatataaaaaaatatatatatgaaaagaaAACGTGGCCACTCAGAGATGTGTTCCTTCTTACCTTAAATCCGCCACACACTGTACAGATGGTTACGATGGTTTTGGAGACAGATGTGAGAGAGCTGCAGATGTGACAGGGGTCAGGATGTTCACTGGGGGGCaccacctgtttttttttactcccccTTGCAGGGCCCTGGGACTGTTCGGCCACTGATTGTCTTTCAGGAGTTTCAGAGTGACCCTCCCTAGTTAGGACGCTGCTTTTATCCCCCTGTGCAGACTCTATTGTGTGACTTGGCTGGGCAGATGTATCTTTAGTTGGTGTGGGGGGTTTACTGTCAGGGCCACCCACATTTCCCTCTTGTAAAAGATTCCTCGGAGTGTCATAGAGATACCGAAGTGATGTCGGTACCTGGTACTCGTGTCCAGGAACAGTGGGGCAAGTACAAGGGCTCAGGTCTTGAGCCAAGTGcggagaaaaactgaaaacagaccCAAAGTCTTCCCCAGGGGTGATATCCAGGCTGCCTGTATAGGAGGAGAAACTTCCAGAATAAGAGGAATGGCTGCCCGTGGCGATGCCGCTGTCAGATGAGCTCTGACGGCCAATTTCCTGAAGCTGACGGGGCGGCTTGGTTGCAGGCTGACTTCCAGCCCCCTGGTTGGCTGGCAGCTTTTCGATGCTCTGTAATGCCACTGTTGCACCAGTGCTTTCAGACGGAGCAGAGGTTGGATCGGCCCAAATGGCCAGCCGGCTGCCGTTACTGGAGTCCGATTGGCTGGTGTCTGAAGCGTCGGATGAACCAGATATGCTGCGGTCGTCTCCTCCGGCAAAGGGGCAGTACGTGGAAGAGGCTGCCGAGAGAGGAAATCTCATCAAAAGAAATCCCACCTTCATCAAGAGGCCATATTAAATCTTGAAAACATTAGGCTTATTTTTCCTCTGCCACTTCTATGCCTGGTGGTCAGCAAATAATAGGACCAATATATCAACTCTGTGAATAATTTCAAATCTGctaattcaatttaaaatccAAGTACAACATTATTAAAAGCTAATTTATCATTTATAGCCTTTGGAGGGGAGGAAGGATCACTGCAGTATTCCAGGTTCTGTAGGACTATTGTTTTGAGAAAAGATGAGGAAATACTGAGAACTTTTCAGAActtattcttttgttttgtcgTATGTGAAGCTGAGCACACAAGCTGAGTAACATTTTCTACCTGTGCTGCTCCTGTGAGAGAGCATACTCAGTCGCTTCTCCAGCTCCTGAGCTTCGTGGTTCAGCTTCTCCTCGGAACTGGTCTGACTGGTGCTGGGATCTGTCAGACAGAGCATCCAGAACAGAGGTTCACTCAAAGATTATCAAGTCGCCTGAAAAATCtggaaaattgtaaaaaaaaaaaaaaaaaaaaaaaaaaaaaaaaatcaactccTTTAGGGGCTGTGATTCATCAAACTAGGCAGCAATGGAGTACGTTTTGTGCATCTCGCTTCTTTGGATGAGAAATGGGATCAAAATGTGACCCAGCTGAGCATTTTGTTGTGGTGTGACACAGCTGTGATAACACATTCAGAAACTCCACAAAAACAAGCAGGGACATTTTAAACCACGGGGgtctcactcatcttcatcgtgaaaataaaaacccagTGACAGGAATAAatagcaaaacaacaaatattttggCAGCAGTGTTGTGTCCCATTCTGTGGTCATTAGTGTGACAGGACATTGGATGGGCAGAGAAAAGGGTCACACAGGGGAACACCTTGCAGCATTTGTGCAACACTACAGGGTTTATTAATAGCACTGCCACATGGCCCTGTTGGTACGCGCTCTGCTGCTAGCAGCTAAAGATTGTTGGTGCTGTGCAAGGATCTAATGTACCTTAGACAGCCAAGGTCAGCACTGACGCCGGATCAATTATTTGCATCTATCAGTCGAACATGGTAAATTTACCAAACTGCAAATCTTAAAGATCATGTCCGACATGCGGATACTGGCAAAGTGtccacaaataaaatacaacacacTGAGGCAAACTGTTATAGGACAAGTCTTATCATTGTTGCCCTTTTGCGTTCAAGAGACTCCATCATGCTCCAAAACCGCCAATAGCCCAATAGGA
Proteins encoded:
- the LOC115059001 gene encoding protein Dok-7-like isoform X2, translating into MTDSVVVEGYARLRDGKKWKTRWLVLRKPSPVAVHRFSVGVLPGTKLESGPATLHLCNNLLALARDVPPVIIGHWNLPDLRRYGPVPNGFVFEGGTRCGFWAGVFLLASADSEQISFLFDCIVRGISPTRGPFGLRPVLPDPSTSQTSSEEKLNHEAQELEKRLSMLSHRSSTASSTYCPFAGGDDRSISGSSDASDTSQSDSSNGSRLAIWADPTSAPSESTGATVALQSIEKLPANQGAGSQPATKPPRQLQEIGRQSSSDSGIATGSHSSYSGSFSSYTGSLDITPGEDFGSVFSFSPHLAQDLSPCTCPTVPGHEYQVPTSLRYLYDTPRNLLQEGNVGGPDSKPPTPTKDTSAQPSHTIESAQGDKSSVLTREGHSETPERQSVAEQSQGPARGSKKKQVVPPSEHPDPCHICSSLTSVSKTIVTICTVCGGFKGTPSTSASGSVIAALPDKRINCKEERRRADAAYEIMEIRAAERSCEAEERSKYELMGSCGQQRFLQETEGAVFIFPPEAPLPERPGSDGVTYVNIPVSPTSKKQLNYMELELQEPGPGTRGAVTQLSAQRKSATKYAQIDITATETAHKVGTQHALGRQEGLHTLELRRKGTPH
- the LOC115059001 gene encoding protein Dok-7-like isoform X1, whose protein sequence is MTDSVVVEGYARLRDGKKWKTRWLVLRKPSPVADCLVLLVFKDKTDKAQGNKERASITLEEICGLEVGQWYEGVAFTLAILCMNQAAVLGFDSREALQAWDVRLRYSLGEVHRFSVGVLPGTKLESGPATLHLCNNLLALARDVPPVIIGHWNLPDLRRYGPVPNGFVFEGGTRCGFWAGVFLLASADSEQISFLFDCIVRGISPTRGPFGLRPVLPDPSTSQTSSEEKLNHEAQELEKRLSMLSHRSSTASSTYCPFAGGDDRSISGSSDASDTSQSDSSNGSRLAIWADPTSAPSESTGATVALQSIEKLPANQGAGSQPATKPPRQLQEIGRQSSSDSGIATGSHSSYSGSFSSYTGSLDITPGEDFGSVFSFSPHLAQDLSPCTCPTVPGHEYQVPTSLRYLYDTPRNLLQEGNVGGPDSKPPTPTKDTSAQPSHTIESAQGDKSSVLTREGHSETPERQSVAEQSQGPARGSKKKQVVPPSEHPDPCHICSSLTSVSKTIVTICTVCGGFKGTPSTSASGSVIAALPDKRINCKEERRRADAAYEIMEIRAAERSCEAEERSKYELMGSCGQQRFLQETEGAVFIFPPEAPLPERPGSDGVTYVNIPVSPTSKKQLNYMELELQEPGPGTRGAVTQLSAQRKSATKYAQIDITATETAHKVGTQHALGRQEGLHTLELRRKGTPH